The region CCGAATTCCGGCATGGTGAATGAGCTGGAGTCGAGCAGTTTGTACAGGCTCAAGGCCCTGTAGAATTCCACTCTCTCGTTGATGTATTCCAGATCTATCTTTTCAGCTATCCTGAGACATTTGAGGTAGTAGTCAAGTGCGGCTCTCTCCTTAATTCTCGAAATTGCCCTCTCCACACCCTCGTCATCGACCCTTACTGGAAAGGATCTTGAAAAAAGCGACTCCACTATTCCTATGCTCTCGAACTCCTTTTCGTACCTTGAGATAACCTTTTCTATCTCCTCCTCGATCTCAGCCGAAAGCCTCCCCTCACTCATGATTCTGAGCAGCTCGCTGGCTGGAAGAGTCACCTTTATTTCTGCAAGTCTCTCCTCTATTTCCCTGTTTATTTCCACCTCCAGCTCCTTAGCCCTCGATTTGATTCTCTCGATCTCGCCCAGTCTGGTGTAAAGACTCCTCAGCTCCTCTATCTCGGGGATAAGATTTTTGTAATGTGTGTTTCCCGAAATTCTGGCTTCAATCTCAGCGAAGGCCCTGAACGACTCAAGATTTTCGATAACGGACTCAACATACAGTTCGGGGGCAAAGCTCTTCAAATCCACGCTGTTCACGAAGTCGTTGAGGGTAATTGCAAAATCCACCATCTGGGATCCGTCTCTGACGACCTCACACACTCCCAGTTTCACGGCAGACTCATAGCTTTCATCGTCGCTTGCGAGAAAAATCCGGTCTTCGAAGAACCTCTTTCTGATTGTGAGCAGTCTGAGTTTTTCTATCTCGTCCGGGTGTATTTTCCTTGAAATCTCCATCTTTTTCCTGATCTCGTTCTGTCTTTCAAGGATCTCTTCGAGGCTGGACACTGGCCTGTATGATTGCAGTTCTCTCCGCGCTTCGTCAAACCTGACGGCCTTAGAAAGGGTGTCCAGGGTTTTCCTGTAGATCAGTGCGGCATCGCCCGAAAGTCTCATCAAAAAGTGATATCAA is a window of Geoglobus acetivorans DNA encoding:
- a CDS encoding MutS-related protein, with the translated sequence MRLSGDAALIYRKTLDTLSKAVRFDEARRELQSYRPVSSLEEILERQNEIRKKMEISRKIHPDEIEKLRLLTIRKRFFEDRIFLASDDESYESAVKLGVCEVVRDGSQMVDFAITLNDFVNSVDLKSFAPELYVESVIENLESFRAFAEIEARISGNTHYKNLIPEIEELRSLYTRLGEIERIKSRAKELEVEINREIEERLAEIKVTLPASELLRIMSEGRLSAEIEEEIEKVISRYEKEFESIGIVESLFSRSFPVRVDDEGVERAISRIKERAALDYYLKCLRIAEKIDLEYINERVEFYRALSLYKLLDSSSFTMPEFGDGFAIVNGRNLFIEDPQPVSYCIGRNSLFPHSESIILLTGANSGGKTSLLDLMCQVAILAHSGLPVNAEKAEVPVYDEIFYFKRKKSSYGSGAFEKAVKSLVKAVSGNGRKLILIDEFEAITEPGAGAKILSTILKIAHEKGHHLVLVTHLGEEFRGLEFIRIDGIEAKGLDENFRLIVDRQPVFNRIGRSTPELIVERLMEKSRGEEKEILKRVLDEMGQ